A genomic window from Flavobacterium hankyongi includes:
- a CDS encoding rod shape-determining protein MreD, whose translation MNSAVILNIIRFVLLIAAQVVIFNNIELFGFINPYPYILFILLYPVNSNRASLLVASFLLGLTVDFFANSGGVHAAASLILANLRPTFFKFAFGLSYEYQTIKINDRLSPERFTFIFISIITHHFVMFLLEFFKFQFILDILLRTITTTLFTLIVSILIIYLFKPSKR comes from the coding sequence ATGAATAGTGCTGTTATCCTAAATATCATTCGCTTTGTATTGTTAATTGCTGCTCAAGTAGTAATTTTTAACAACATTGAACTTTTCGGTTTTATAAACCCGTACCCTTATATACTTTTTATTTTACTGTACCCTGTAAATTCAAATCGCGCAAGCTTACTAGTTGCCAGTTTCCTATTAGGTTTAACAGTCGATTTTTTTGCTAATTCTGGAGGAGTTCATGCTGCTGCGAGTTTAATTCTAGCAAACCTGAGACCTACATTCTTTAAATTTGCTTTTGGATTGAGTTACGAGTATCAAACAATAAAAATCAATGATCGCCTTTCTCCTGAAAGGTTCACGTTTATATTCATTTCAATAATTACACATCATTTTGTGATGTTTCTATTAGAATTTTTCAAGTTTCAATTCATACTTGATATTTTATTGAGAACAATTACAACCACTCTTTTTACGTTAATAGTTAGTATCCTAATAATTTATTTATTTAAGCCAAGTAAACGATGA
- the rodA gene encoding rod shape-determining protein RodA: MKNQSVQKNIDWITIIIYSALVILGWMNIYSADINPTSDYIFDFNENYGKQLIFIAFTIVLIIVILTIDAKFYERFSSVIFGSSLVLLAGLFIFGKTIAGQRCWYAIGGFTLQPSEFAKAATALALAKYLSDPQVNLKNFNHQLLGLLIMGLPILLILPQPDPGSALIFVMFILVLNREGLPSWYLWTGAFAIILFIMALLIKPQYVILISFCGVVIHYLKSRKIHRNIIASTIVFALMVGFSLSVDYVFENVFKQHHRDRFNILLGKEVDMAGVGYNTNQSEIAIGSGGWLGKGYLEGTQTKGNFVPEQHTDYIFTTVGEEWGFAGSTVIVLLFVSLMLRILYLAENQKTKFSRVYGYGVASVLFTHFFVNVSMVIGIFPTIGVPLPFLSYGGSSLWGFTILLFIFLKLDANKVNEW; this comes from the coding sequence ATGAAAAATCAAAGTGTACAGAAAAACATTGACTGGATAACCATTATCATCTATTCAGCATTGGTTATACTTGGGTGGATGAATATCTATTCTGCAGATATTAATCCTACCTCGGATTACATTTTTGACTTTAACGAAAACTATGGTAAACAATTAATTTTTATTGCTTTTACAATTGTACTCATCATAGTAATACTCACTATTGATGCTAAATTTTACGAACGATTTTCTAGTGTTATTTTTGGTTCCTCTTTGGTTTTGCTCGCTGGCCTATTCATTTTTGGAAAAACAATAGCCGGACAGCGATGCTGGTATGCCATTGGCGGATTTACTTTACAACCTTCCGAATTTGCAAAAGCAGCAACAGCATTAGCATTAGCTAAATATTTAAGTGACCCTCAAGTAAATCTTAAAAACTTTAACCATCAGCTTTTAGGATTGCTCATAATGGGGCTTCCAATTTTGTTGATTCTACCTCAACCCGACCCTGGAAGTGCATTAATATTTGTAATGTTTATATTAGTACTAAACAGAGAAGGTTTACCATCTTGGTATTTATGGACTGGTGCATTTGCAATTATTTTATTTATAATGGCATTACTAATTAAACCTCAATATGTTATCTTAATTTCTTTTTGTGGTGTAGTAATTCATTATCTAAAATCTCGAAAAATTCATCGAAACATTATTGCTAGTACAATTGTCTTTGCATTAATGGTAGGATTTTCACTATCTGTAGATTATGTTTTTGAAAATGTATTCAAACAACACCATAGAGACCGATTTAATATTTTATTAGGTAAAGAAGTTGATATGGCTGGCGTTGGTTACAACACAAATCAGTCGGAAATTGCCATTGGTTCTGGAGGATGGCTAGGCAAAGGTTATCTTGAAGGAACACAAACAAAAGGAAATTTCGTTCCTGAACAACATACCGATTATATTTTTACAACTGTAGGAGAAGAATGGGGATTTGCAGGCTCGACAGTAATAGTATTACTATTTGTTTCTTTAATGCTTCGAATTTTATACTTGGCCGAAAATCAGAAAACAAAATTTAGTCGCGTTTATGGATATGGTGTGGCATCTGTACTATTCACCCATTTTTTTGTAAATGTTTCAATGGTTATTGGAATCTTTCCAACTATTGGTGTGCCTCTTCCATTCTTATCTTATGGAGGATCAAGTTTATGGGGATTTACAATTTTACTTTTCATCTTTCTAAAATTAGACGCTAACAAAGTAAATGAATGGTAA
- the mrdA gene encoding penicillin-binding protein 2: MRKLLLPVMIIVAAILIIARLFFLQIIDDSLRLKSENISIKIKYEYPERGYIYDRNGTLLVANQPSYDIMVVPREIKDLDTLEFCNLLHITKDDFKKKIEKAVVYSPMLPSVFLGQLNKLEYAAFQEKERKFEGFYIQKRSLRDYQIHVGGNVFGFITQANEATIKKNPYYKSGDLLGKQGVEEMYEKELRGVKGVKHIQRDRFNREIGPFKDGKYDTIAVQGKDITLTIDAELQKYGEALMKNKRGGIIAIEPKTGEILCLVTAPSYDPSILVGRQRSRNYTKLYNDSIAKPLYDRSLLAEYPPGSPFKILTALVGLQEQVIDTNTTFACHHGFSYGRKFMRCHSPAGMYKLHNGIAQSCNAYFANVYLDILKKQPKTSISVDVWSKHVKSFGLGQFMGYDLPTGRKGLIPDNAFYERWAYPNGSIRPTYIVSNSIGQGEVLMTPIQLANMMATVANEGYYYTPHIIKKIKGQPIDEKYRTKHVTTIDKKHFKPVIEGLAEVFKTGTAYFLGVEGLEICGKTGTAENFAKINGKRVQLADHSIFVAFAPKHDPKIAIAVLVENGGFGSTTAGPITTLMLEKYIKGKITQKDREKRVLEKSLQAEYNKYSKKFIDSMYRIKLRKDSIDRVKNKKKLDSIKKSQAQT; this comes from the coding sequence ATGAGAAAACTCTTATTACCAGTTATGATAATTGTCGCTGCAATTTTAATCATAGCAAGGCTTTTCTTTTTACAAATTATTGATGACTCACTTCGCTTAAAATCGGAAAATATTTCGATTAAGATTAAATATGAGTATCCTGAGCGAGGTTATATTTACGACCGAAATGGAACCCTGTTAGTTGCCAACCAACCATCATATGATATCATGGTTGTACCTCGTGAAATTAAAGACTTAGATACTTTAGAGTTTTGCAACTTACTTCATATTACTAAAGACGACTTTAAAAAGAAAATAGAAAAGGCAGTTGTATACAGTCCAATGCTTCCATCAGTATTCTTGGGTCAGTTAAATAAATTAGAGTACGCTGCTTTTCAAGAAAAAGAAAGAAAATTTGAAGGATTCTATATTCAAAAGCGTTCACTTAGAGATTATCAAATTCATGTTGGCGGAAATGTTTTTGGATTCATCACTCAAGCAAATGAAGCTACTATCAAGAAAAATCCTTACTATAAAAGCGGTGATTTACTAGGAAAACAAGGGGTTGAAGAAATGTATGAAAAAGAACTTCGAGGAGTAAAAGGAGTTAAACACATTCAACGCGACCGCTTCAATAGAGAAATAGGGCCATTTAAGGATGGGAAGTACGATACCATCGCTGTTCAAGGTAAAGATATTACACTAACCATTGATGCAGAGCTTCAAAAATATGGTGAAGCTTTGATGAAAAACAAACGAGGTGGTATTATAGCCATAGAACCTAAAACAGGTGAAATTTTGTGCTTGGTAACTGCTCCATCATACGATCCGTCAATTTTAGTTGGAAGACAACGATCTAGAAACTACACTAAACTTTACAACGATTCAATTGCAAAACCTCTTTACGACAGAAGTTTACTTGCAGAGTATCCTCCCGGCTCACCTTTTAAAATTTTAACTGCCTTAGTTGGTTTACAAGAACAAGTAATTGATACAAATACTACTTTTGCTTGTCATCATGGTTTTAGCTACGGTAGAAAATTTATGAGATGCCACAGTCCTGCGGGGATGTACAAACTTCACAACGGTATTGCGCAATCATGTAATGCTTATTTTGCTAATGTATATTTAGACATTCTAAAAAAGCAACCTAAAACTAGCATAAGTGTTGATGTTTGGAGTAAGCACGTAAAAAGTTTTGGATTAGGACAATTCATGGGATATGATTTACCCACTGGACGAAAAGGATTAATTCCAGACAACGCTTTTTATGAAAGATGGGCATATCCAAATGGAAGCATTCGACCAACCTATATAGTTTCAAATTCAATTGGTCAAGGTGAAGTATTAATGACTCCAATTCAGTTGGCAAACATGATGGCTACAGTAGCTAACGAAGGTTATTACTATACCCCTCATATTATTAAGAAAATAAAAGGACAACCTATAGACGAAAAATATAGAACCAAACATGTAACAACAATTGACAAAAAACACTTTAAACCAGTAATTGAAGGTCTTGCAGAAGTTTTTAAGACTGGTACCGCTTATTTTTTGGGAGTTGAAGGGCTTGAAATTTGTGGAAAAACAGGTACTGCTGAAAACTTTGCCAAAATAAATGGTAAAAGAGTACAATTAGCAGACCACTCTATTTTTGTTGCTTTTGCTCCCAAGCATGATCCTAAAATTGCCATCGCAGTTTTAGTTGAAAATGGAGGTTTTGGATCAACAACAGCAGGTCCAATCACAACATTGATGCTTGAAAAATATATCAAAGGGAAAATAACTCAAAAAGATAGAGAAAAAAGAGTTTTAGAAAAAAGTTTACAAGCCGAATATAATAAGTACTCTAAAAAATTCATTGACTCTATGTACAGAATAAAGCTGAGAAAAGATTCAATTGACAGAGTAAAAAATAAAAAGAAATTAGATTCAATTAAAAAATCACAAGCACAAACATAG
- a CDS encoding DNA/RNA non-specific endonuclease translates to MIQIVKYLGSSILVLFFLSCEKQKSDQVDSATEEKFVYDAPKTVSGDFYLPKSTTNEIVVHKYYTLSYSEKHEQAEWVAYELKKNQLSHTNYNRPYFEEDPDVETGSASWRNYKKSGYDKGHLCPAGDRRFSIEAFNETFYTSNISPQLNEFNAGIWNRLEQKTRYWASKYDGVYVITGGVLTNDLESIGKENVSIPKYFYKILLDNSRGEYKTIAFLIPHEDSEKPLNKFVVSIDKIEKMTRIDFFPRLPDNIENELEQSSDYKGWVFK, encoded by the coding sequence ATGATACAGATTGTTAAATATTTAGGTTCATCAATTTTAGTTTTGTTTTTTCTTTCGTGTGAAAAGCAAAAATCAGACCAAGTAGATAGTGCAACCGAAGAAAAATTTGTTTATGATGCTCCAAAAACAGTGAGTGGAGATTTTTATCTTCCTAAGTCTACTACAAATGAAATAGTTGTGCATAAATATTATACACTGTCATATAGTGAAAAACATGAGCAAGCTGAATGGGTTGCATATGAATTAAAAAAGAATCAACTTAGTCATACAAATTATAATCGCCCCTATTTTGAGGAAGATCCAGATGTCGAGACTGGTTCTGCAAGTTGGAGAAATTATAAAAAATCTGGATATGATAAAGGGCATTTGTGTCCTGCTGGTGATCGTAGATTTTCGATTGAGGCTTTTAATGAAACGTTTTACACTTCAAATATTTCACCACAGTTGAATGAATTTAACGCTGGGATTTGGAACAGATTAGAGCAGAAAACTAGGTATTGGGCATCTAAATATGATGGTGTTTACGTTATAACAGGTGGAGTATTGACAAATGATTTGGAATCTATTGGTAAAGAAAATGTGTCGATTCCTAAATATTTTTATAAGATATTGTTGGATAATTCAAGAGGTGAATATAAAACAATTGCTTTTTTAATACCTCATGAAGATTCAGAAAAGCCGCTAAATAAATTTGTTGTTTCTATTGACAAAATTGAAAAAATGACACGAATAGATTTCTTTCCACGTTTACCAGATAACATCGAAAATGAGTTAGAGCAATCTAGTGATTATAAGGGATGGGTTTTTAAATAA
- a CDS encoding OmpA family protein, whose product MKRILLTILIGFLAYSAQAQDQDLDRAKRYFDRTYYSEALPLYETAIEKNTSLEVVRNLADCYYYTNDFKSAQKYYRFLIKNFEKEVSEEYYFRFSQTLKANGNYAEANQITRDYFSKVGNNDAVASLDKELKTLENVTAIGERYKIKNLEINTTNSEFGAVQNGENLIYSAVKKEPGFFDKVYKWNNEGYLNLVTISVKNSNIKDSVAIPFSQEINTKMHESNAIFSTDGKTIYFTRNNTKNGSRAKNKEKISNLQIYKAELVGGKWSNITSLPFNSPDFSNEHPALSPDGKRLYFASDRPGGKGSFDIYYVSINAETYGDPINAGSLINTNRKEQFPFVSKDGKLYFSSNGHEGFGSLDVFVSDIKENDFSIPINVGLPINTGVDDFAFNIDSDSKEGYFSSNRKGGKGGDDIYSILETKPLIVEDCMQLIAGIITDVDTNLPLENAQVILADGNKNEIEKITTAADGKFSFKVACESNYIVSASKVGYNDDARSFSLQKERGQLNDASMALKSLEVIKHEEQIALEEQKKADKLAEEQKVQAEKEEKEREKAVAEAKKKEKIKEIVAAEKDVVKDDKDRLVIKTEPIYFDYDLWYIRRDSKPILDRVVELMNKYPNMIVEIGSHTDRRGGTTYNRVLSANRAQSTRDYIIDKGISPKRIFAKGYGESVPVIKCASDNACTEEQHELNRRSEFVIKDL is encoded by the coding sequence ATGAAAAGAATATTACTTACTATACTCATCGGATTTTTAGCATATAGTGCTCAAGCTCAGGATCAAGATCTAGACAGAGCTAAAAGATATTTTGATAGAACTTATTATAGTGAAGCGTTGCCTTTGTATGAAACAGCTATCGAGAAAAATACATCGCTTGAAGTAGTTAGAAATTTAGCAGATTGCTATTATTATACAAACGATTTTAAAAGTGCTCAAAAGTACTATAGATTCTTGATTAAAAATTTTGAAAAAGAAGTCTCGGAAGAATACTATTTTAGATTTTCACAAACTTTAAAGGCAAATGGAAATTATGCCGAAGCCAATCAAATCACAAGAGATTATTTTTCTAAAGTTGGAAATAACGATGCTGTTGCATCCTTAGATAAAGAACTTAAAACTTTAGAGAATGTTACAGCAATTGGGGAGCGTTACAAAATTAAAAATTTAGAAATTAACACTACCAATTCTGAATTTGGCGCAGTTCAAAACGGTGAAAATTTAATCTACTCGGCAGTTAAAAAAGAACCTGGTTTTTTTGATAAAGTGTATAAATGGAATAACGAAGGATATTTAAATTTAGTTACAATTTCTGTTAAAAATAGTAATATAAAGGATTCTGTAGCCATCCCTTTTTCACAAGAAATAAATACTAAAATGCATGAGTCTAACGCAATTTTTAGTACCGATGGTAAAACAATTTACTTCACCAGAAATAATACTAAAAACGGAAGCAGAGCTAAAAACAAAGAGAAAATTTCTAATCTTCAAATTTATAAAGCAGAATTAGTTGGTGGAAAATGGAGTAACATAACTTCTTTACCATTTAATAGTCCTGATTTTTCTAATGAGCACCCAGCGTTGAGTCCTGATGGCAAAAGATTGTATTTTGCTTCGGATAGGCCGGGAGGTAAAGGATCTTTTGATATTTATTATGTTAGTATAAATGCAGAGACTTATGGAGATCCTATAAATGCAGGCAGTTTAATCAATACAAATAGAAAGGAGCAATTCCCTTTTGTGTCTAAAGATGGGAAGCTGTATTTTTCTTCAAACGGACATGAAGGTTTTGGATCATTAGATGTTTTTGTGTCTGATATTAAGGAAAATGATTTTTCTATTCCAATAAATGTTGGTTTACCTATAAACACCGGTGTTGATGATTTTGCTTTTAATATTGATTCAGATTCAAAAGAAGGTTATTTTTCTTCAAATAGAAAAGGCGGAAAAGGCGGTGATGATATTTATTCCATTTTAGAAACAAAACCATTAATTGTTGAAGATTGTATGCAACTCATTGCTGGCATTATTACTGATGTAGATACTAATTTGCCTTTAGAAAACGCACAAGTAATTTTAGCTGATGGGAACAAAAATGAAATTGAAAAAATAACTACAGCTGCCGATGGAAAATTCAGTTTTAAAGTGGCTTGCGAAAGTAATTATATAGTTTCTGCTAGTAAAGTTGGTTATAATGATGATGCTCGTTCATTTAGTTTACAAAAAGAAAGAGGTCAGTTAAACGATGCTTCGATGGCTTTAAAATCACTTGAAGTAATTAAACATGAGGAGCAAATTGCATTAGAAGAACAGAAAAAAGCGGATAAACTTGCTGAAGAACAAAAAGTTCAAGCAGAAAAGGAAGAAAAAGAAAGAGAAAAAGCTGTTGCTGAAGCTAAGAAAAAAGAAAAAATTAAAGAAATAGTTGCAGCAGAGAAAGATGTTGTGAAGGATGATAAAGATAGATTGGTGATTAAAACAGAGCCTATCTATTTCGATTATGATTTATGGTATATACGTCGTGATTCTAAACCTATTTTAGACCGAGTTGTAGAATTAATGAATAAGTATCCAAATATGATTGTAGAGATAGGTTCACATACAGATCGTAGAGGAGGTACAACATACAACAGAGTGCTTTCTGCAAATAGAGCACAATCAACAAGAGATTATATTATTGATAAAGGAATTAGTCCTAAAAGAATATTTGCAAAAGGATATGGTGAATCTGTTCCAGTTATTAAATGTGCTTCTGACAATGCATGTACAGAGGAGCAACATGAATTAAACAGAAGAAGCGAGTTTGTTATTAAAGATTTATAG
- a CDS encoding rod shape-determining protein — translation MGFFDFMTEDIAIDLGTANTLIIHNDKVVIDSPSIVARDRISGKIIAVGKEANMMQGKTHENIKTIRPLKDGVIADFDASEQMIKMLIRSIPALQKRLFTPALRMVICIPSGITEVEMRAVKESAERVNGKEVYLIHEPMAASIGIGIDIMQPKGNMIVDIGGGTTEIAVIALGGIVCDKSVKIAGDVFTNDIIYYMRTQHNLFVGETTAEKIKIEIGAAIEDLDSPPEDMSVQGRDLLTGKPKQVEVSSREIAKALDKSIQRIEDAIMETLSQTPPELAADIYNTGIYLAGGGSMLRGLDKRISQKTDLPVFIAEDPLRAVVRGTGMALKNLNKYRSILIK, via the coding sequence ATGGGATTTTTTGATTTCATGACCGAGGACATCGCAATCGACCTTGGAACAGCAAATACACTAATTATTCATAACGATAAAGTCGTAATAGATAGCCCTTCAATTGTAGCTCGTGATAGAATTAGTGGCAAGATTATTGCCGTTGGTAAAGAAGCAAACATGATGCAGGGTAAAACTCACGAAAACATCAAAACAATTCGCCCTCTTAAGGATGGAGTTATTGCAGATTTTGATGCTTCAGAACAAATGATTAAAATGTTAATCAGAAGTATACCTGCTTTACAAAAACGTTTATTCACCCCTGCCTTACGTATGGTCATTTGTATTCCTTCTGGAATTACTGAAGTAGAAATGCGTGCAGTAAAAGAATCTGCAGAGCGTGTAAACGGAAAAGAAGTTTACTTAATTCATGAGCCAATGGCTGCTTCTATTGGTATTGGTATCGACATCATGCAACCAAAAGGTAACATGATTGTGGATATAGGTGGTGGTACTACCGAAATCGCTGTAATTGCATTGGGTGGAATTGTATGTGACAAATCAGTTAAAATTGCTGGTGATGTTTTCACAAATGATATCATTTACTACATGCGTACACAACACAATTTATTTGTGGGTGAAACAACTGCTGAAAAAATCAAAATTGAAATAGGTGCTGCAATAGAAGATTTAGATTCTCCACCAGAAGATATGTCTGTACAAGGACGCGACTTGTTAACTGGAAAGCCTAAACAGGTTGAAGTTTCTTCTAGAGAAATTGCAAAAGCATTAGACAAATCTATTCAACGTATTGAGGATGCTATTATGGAAACATTATCGCAAACTCCTCCAGAATTAGCTGCTGATATTTACAACACTGGTATTTATCTTGCTGGTGGTGGTTCAATGTTACGCGGTTTAGACAAACGTATTTCTCAAAAAACAGATTTACCTGTATTCATTGCAGAAGATCCATTAAGAGCTGTTGTACGCGGAACAGGAATGGCTTTGAAAAATTTAAACAAATACAGAAGTATACTAATTAAATAA
- the mreC gene encoding rod shape-determining protein MreC, giving the protein MQQIFNFIFKNSTRLLFLLLLITSLVLVIQSHSYHRSQMVNSANFLTGYVYEEVNEVKTYFSLREQNDKLARENAELRRILFNKKDSTSTLEKDSVKGYDKIDVIQSKVVHNSYNTSENYLTINSGSLDGIKPDMGVVSSQGIIGIVEKVSPRYATIFSILNVKSKINAKVKRTNHFGSLIWNAKNAGYVQLVEIPRLASVKKGDTIVTGGNSRIFPENIPVGIIDKIYVDTETNYYTLNVRLFNDMTNLNHVYIIENKHSNEIKKLEAETKKDE; this is encoded by the coding sequence ATGCAGCAAATATTTAATTTTATATTTAAAAACAGTACTCGCTTACTGTTTTTGCTGCTTTTGATAACTTCATTAGTGCTAGTTATTCAGTCACATTCTTACCATAGAAGTCAAATGGTAAATTCGGCTAACTTTTTAACTGGTTATGTTTATGAAGAAGTAAACGAAGTTAAGACTTACTTTAGCCTTCGTGAGCAAAATGATAAATTAGCCAGAGAAAACGCCGAATTGAGAAGAATCCTTTTCAATAAAAAAGACAGCACTTCAACTCTTGAAAAAGATTCGGTAAAAGGATACGACAAAATAGATGTAATTCAGTCTAAAGTAGTTCACAATTCATACAATACTTCAGAAAATTACTTAACAATTAATAGTGGCTCTTTAGACGGCATCAAACCTGACATGGGAGTTGTTAGTAGCCAAGGAATTATTGGAATTGTAGAAAAAGTTTCTCCTAGATACGCAACGATTTTTAGTATTTTGAACGTAAAATCTAAAATCAATGCCAAGGTTAAAAGAACAAACCATTTTGGTTCTTTAATTTGGAATGCTAAAAATGCTGGTTATGTACAACTAGTAGAGATCCCAAGACTTGCTTCAGTTAAAAAAGGAGATACAATTGTGACAGGAGGAAATTCAAGAATTTTCCCTGAAAATATTCCTGTAGGAATTATTGACAAAATTTATGTTGATACCGAAACAAATTACTACACTTTAAATGTGCGCTTATTTAATGACATGACCAATTTAAATCATGTTTATATTATCGAGAACAAACACAGTAATGAAATAAAAAAACTAGAAGCCGAAACAAAGAAAGATGAATAG